A region of Lycium barbarum isolate Lr01 chromosome 3, ASM1917538v2, whole genome shotgun sequence DNA encodes the following proteins:
- the LOC132633897 gene encoding rac-like GTP-binding protein 3, which produces LIILKLPPLPRRRRSTPTTPLPRRRRSIPTTPIPATDAPSLPLPVLRRRPCCSPPLKDYVPTVFDNFSANVVVEETTINLGLWDTAGQEDYNRLRPLSYRGANVFFLALSLVSRASYDNILKKWIPELQHYAPGIPVVLAGTKLDAREGSGSTSR; this is translated from the exons CTAATTATATTAAAACTCCCACCCCTACCCCGCCGCCGACGCTCCACCCCCACCACACCCCTACCCCGCCGCAGACGCTCCATCCCCACCACACCCATCCCCGCTACTGACGCTCCATCCTTACCACTCCCTGTCCTCCGTCGTCGTCCTTGCTGTTCGCCGCCGCTAAAG GACTATGTTCCGACGGTGTTTGACAACTTCAGTGCTAATGTGGTTGTTGAAGAAACCACAATAAATTTAGGTCTTTGGGATACTGCAG GACAAGAAGATTACAACAGATTAAGGCCACTGAGCTACCGAGGAGCAAATGTTTTTTTCCTAGCACTCTCATTGGTTAGTCGTGCGAGCTATGATAACATACTTAAAAAG TGGATTCCTGAGCTTCAGCATTATGCTCCTGGAATTCCGGTGGTATTAGCTGGCACCAAACTTG